In Citrus sinensis cultivar Valencia sweet orange chromosome 3, DVS_A1.0, whole genome shotgun sequence, the sequence CGGTGAGGGAGCTTTGGCAGTGACGAGCttgatcttttttcttttatgctatttataatttttaattcaaatgaggatattttcaacatattataattttaattagaacaaaatgatcaattttagaaatgagaatctcatttctcattctcattctcaaatTGGTATGGACCCTATGATTCCAATTCTAATTCTCGTCTTTATTTTGTAGACAATGTTATCAATTTCGGATTCTGATTCCGTAATCCgaaaagtaaacacaataaaGCAAGTGAACTTTGTGTATCAATTGAGAATAGATACATTTGAAATACAGCGACATAGTTTCACTTAATAATTCAGTTCCCCAAATTAATAAGACTACTATACATTTCTATACGGGACCAATTGATTTTCACAGCATTTTCTGCACagtttataatataaaatcatgattCATCTGTAGCTGCAATTCTTCGTACAAGTGTCGAGCTCAAACCCTAACCCTAAGCAATTATATCATAATCAAAACACTATCTTAGTACCACATGATTTGCAAAaacatacatataattaagaaatgaTCATAATTCCATAATTTAACAAGTCAAGCACATACTGAAATATTCTTCTCTTATAATACAAAGAACTCCATCAATAAACAAGATTATCACTAACAAATGGCACTGTAGTCTCTGCAGTTCTGTTGAGTACCGTTAACCATAATTAACATTCAAGGACTTACTAGATCTTTCACGATTTCACACAATGTTTAAAACCCCAGATACAGTTCAGGACTTCAGAGATGAGTATATCCATTTTTCACCTGTACAACTACCACTCATCGGCTCCCTTTGTTACACCAAGAATAATTGCAATTGTAGCAAGAACAGCCTGCAAAAATTGCATTGTGTTAGAGAAATAGCTAAGCAGTGTAGATGAAGAAACATGGTAGCTCTCCATTTGGGGCAACTCTAAATATTATAGAATGCACCCCAAACTTCAtagaggggggaaaaaaaaaaaagtagaactGTTTAAGATAAGGTACAACTTTAGGTAATATTACTACTAGGCCAGAAAACAAGAGCTAGCTAATGCAAGGAGAATTGTTTCGGACAGGGTACAACTTTAGATGACATATCTCACACCCATGAAACTTGCTATGCTAATTGAGGTAACTTTGCTTCTGCATCTGTCACCAATATTCAGCAGCATTAAATACCACTTAAAGCAATTCCGTCGGTTCAAGAAGGAAAGAGACGGGGAAAACGGAGGTATATTTTCTCAAGATCATATAAAATGCCATTAGTTGACTAAAAAAAACATGAAGACACTCTGATGCAGGATTAGCATGTCGCAAATTGGATGAGATGTGAGATATCATAAACTTGTAAACTGTTTGCACTCTCACCACCAGTTAATTACATTACAGGTTCAAACCCACAATCGTTTTGCAGGAGCATATTTATGATACTGACAGTGAAGTTTCCTTCACcgttcaaaaattttaagaacGTCTGTTGCATGAAACAAGCGTAAGAATAAATTGACAGAACTCATCACATTGAAGCAGAAATGGCACAAAAGACGAGCACAGAGCTAACATAGTCAAACTTCATTGCAAGAGGAAGGCCAGAGAACACCTGTTATAGTAGCGTAGGGCAAGAATTGAGGCTAAAAGAAATGGAGGTTCCACaaaacaaagatgaaaagatcTTGCAGATCTTCTGTcattcaaatttgaaatatgtgCATCAAACATGGCTCGAAAACATAAGCTACAAGGCCATTTAACAAAAATCGGAAAAAGCGACAAATCGattagaaaatgaaggaaaatattCTTGATAACTGAAGTTTTACACTCAAGTATGCACCTCCCGGTATAACAACTATTCACAGAAAACTTATTGCAAACAAAACCCCAGAATTCTAAACCTAATTTCCATTGGCCTTTACAGAACTATAAACAAGCTAAGCCTGAACCTAGGCTTGAACAAATTAGCAAATATTTTCAAGCTTCATCTCACTCCTTACCCCACCCCTCCCAATATCTCCTCCCTCTCTGTAACTGAAGGATTTTATGATAACGTATTAGCAAAAAGGACAGTAGACTTACACAATCATGAAAAATGGTTTTGGAAGTCAACAGCTGTTTACTGGAgcacgttaaaaataatagaaaaagaacTCTAGCAGTTCAAATTAATGATCTCTGTCTAAATACATAATGGAATAATTTACAGACAAAAAAGCTGAAAACTGCCTCCAGCCACGAGCTGAAAAAATCCACAGTACTAAATTCTGCATTTCCTATTGTTGGGTACGAGCATACAAGCAAGTAAGATCAATTGAAAAGATATTCAGGTTCCGTTATTTAAAACTGGGAGAAGTTGATCAAGTGTTCCATTAAAATAACTTTGATCAGAACCATGCAACGGTAAAAACAACCTGGCAAGACTGATACTTTTACTCTAAGGAATAGGAATGTACAGAGAACCCAAATGAATGATAAACACAAACATGTTGGTATCTATGACGTCGTTGTTCTAAGAAAGGAAAGGTTATTTGATCGTATCGATCTAACACAAATTTTCAATACTTAAATTTTCATCTCCAGCATAGCAATCACCAACGATTTTATCACGAAGTGGAATAAGTAACCATCTCCGCCAATTTCACAACAGAATAAGAACACCCTTTCGACACTTAACTCCGAACTCTCactacaaacaaaaaattacgAAAATTTGTGTGGTAAGTAACAACGTAATTATGATAGAGACTTCGGTGATAGCAGTGATCGAAATATACAACcatttttaaaactcaaaagtAAATTATGTTTAGAGTGACTCACAGCAATGGTGCAAGCAATATATCCAGGCTTCTCTCGGATGTCAATCCTTGCACACATCAGCACAAATAACCCAACATACCATGGGATGGCACCAAGGaagaaacccaaaataaaccttcatttaaaaaaaaaaaaaagagcattAAATGAATGGATCATCAAAAGAGTAATGCCATAGGATCTCAACCATTATCCCAACATTTGCTTCTCAATTGATGTGGCATTTTATATCACTGCTACAGCATATTAGTTATTAATGTTGATCAGGAACGGGTGAAACTATAattcatgaaaaattaataaacactTAATGACTAACATGACGTAACAGTTACACATAAGCAGCCACaatggaacccaaatacaggGATAGTCATTTGGATCCCCAGTATTACATTGTTATCGAGTTGATAtacaaaaagtttaaaaaaatagcaacAACTACTTACAAGCACCAGCCAACACCAAGACCACAGCAAGGAAGGCGACGCTCTCTCACTGGTCTCCCTTCAGCTACGGCATAacctataaataaataaataaaaaatggtaaatatcATCGGCCACCCCTACACTTTGTTTAAATACAAATCGATGGATCAAATATTCGCCAAAATGGTCGCATTTTCACCTGGAACAGTTTGGTAGCCTTGGGGGTAGTAAGGAGaatgatggtggtggtggagatgTGAAGAGGTTTGGCCGGAAACGCCAGGTGGGGGCACGGGCTGAGGGAACCCAATTGCCGGTGGCTGCGGCGGAGGGTAATTGGCTACGCCTTGAAACGTACCGTACTGGGGTGGTGGGGGTGGTGACCGTTGATCAgggtgatgatgatggtgtTGATGACCGACAACAGCGGCTCTGTTTTTGTCGTCTTCACTCATGGTGATGACCGGTGGGGTGAATTGGGACGGTGGTTGCGGTGGCGGTGGTGGTGACTGCTGATCGTGGTGGTGATGGTGGTGTTGATGACCAACAACAACGGCTCTGTTTTTGTCATCTTCACTCATGATCTTGATTGATGGGATGAATTGGGATCTTTGGATTTGGCAAAAGAGAAGACGCAAAAGTCAATGAAGTTTTCGTTATTACAGGAGGCCAGAGAACAAGAAGCTGTCCTGTAATTTCCGTGTGACGCTGTTGAAGCATATAACAATTCGTACGATCAATTGCTGATGGTGATGTCTATTGCCATTTTAACTTCATTATTTGCGCACACGTCAAGAGTAAAATATCTgaatagtttttaa encodes:
- the LOC102608044 gene encoding 60S ribosomal protein L18a-like protein isoform X2: MSEDDKNRAVVVGHQHHHHHHDQQSPPPPPQPPSQFTPPVITMSEDDKNRAAVVGHQHHHHHPDQRSPPPPPQYGTFQGVANYPPPQPPAIGFPQPVPPPGVSGQTSSHLHHHHHSPYYPQGYQTVPGYAVAEGRPVRERRLPCCGLGVGWCLFILGFFLGAIPWYVGLFVLMCARIDIREKPGYIACTIAAVLATIAIILGVTKGADEW
- the LOC102608044 gene encoding uncharacterized protein LOC102608044 isoform X3, which produces MSEDDKNRAVVVGHQHHHHHHDQQSPPPPPQPPSQFTPPVITMSEDDKNRAAVVGHQHHHHHPDQRSPPPPPQYGTFQGVANYPPPQPPAIGFPQPVPPPGVSGQTSSHLHHHHHSPYYPQGYQTVPGYAVAEGRPVRERRLPCCGLGVGWCLFILGFFLGAIPWYVGLFVLMCARIDIREKPGYIACTIAFHQYQVVGRALPTEKDEHPKIYRMKLWATNEVRAKSKFWYILRKLKKVKKSNGQMLAINEIFEKNPTKIKNYGIWLRYQSRTGYHNMYKEYRDITLNGAVEQMYTEMASRHRVRSPCIQIIRTATIPAKLCKRESTKQFHNSKIKFPLVFKKVRPPTRKLKTTYKASRPNLFM